The region TCCGGAATGTTCACAAATTTGAATTGTGCAGAAGTCCACAGAATCATTTCTTCAGACATGCGCGATAGATGCATCATGATTAAAGATGCTGCTGCATTGAATTCGATGCCGAAGTCACGGTCAGACACTGCATCCAGCGAGTTTTCAGCCACTGCTTCAAAACCTAGAAGCTCAGCTGTATATGCACGGTCGATTGGATAAGTGGTACCAGCTAAAGCAGCAGAACCAAGCGGCATACGGTTAACACGTTTACGGCAGTCGATTAGACGCTCAGAGTCACGTACCAGCATTTCAAACCAAGCCATCAAGTGGTGACCAAAAGTCACAGGCTGTGCAGTTTGCAGGTGAGTAAAGCCAGGCATGATAGTATTGGTGTTTTTCGCCGCTAAGCTCAAAATGCCTTTTTGTAATTTCTCTAATAATTTTAGGATGGCATCGATTTCATCACGTACATATAAACGGATGTCGGTCGCGACCTGGTCATTACGGCTACGGCCAGTATGTAATTTTTTACCTGTGATGCCGATACGCTGAGTCAGACGTGACTCAATATTCATGTGCACATCTTCAAGGTCAATGCGCCACTCGAAATTACCTGCTTCAATATCTGCCTTAATCGCAGTCAGGCCTTCAATGATGTCATCACGTTCTTGTTCAGTCAGCACGCCCACTTTTGCAAGCATGGTTGCATGCGCAATTGAACCCGCAATATCTTGTTTATAAAAACGTTGGTCAAATTGTACAGATGCTGTAAATTCAGCAACAAAAGCATCAGTCGCTTCAGAGAAACGACCGCCCCACATACCCGAAGTCTGGGCTTGTGATGGATTTGAGGAATTAGAAGATGTGGTCATGTCGGCTCAATAAGATTAAAAGCAGTAGAACGAAAAAGAGTATAGCAAATTCAACGGCTGTTGCCGAAGTTCCATCTGCTCAATCTGTTACAGATCTGGTGGGGCAGCAAAAATCTTCCTATTTTTTTAGCCAGATTGGCAATTGGCGTTATCTGCTTGAGCTGT is a window of Acinetobacter sp. ASP199 DNA encoding:
- the argH gene encoding argininosuccinate lyase, encoding MTTSSNSSNPSQAQTSGMWGGRFSEATDAFVAEFTASVQFDQRFYKQDIAGSIAHATMLAKVGVLTEQERDDIIEGLTAIKADIEAGNFEWRIDLEDVHMNIESRLTQRIGITGKKLHTGRSRNDQVATDIRLYVRDEIDAILKLLEKLQKGILSLAAKNTNTIMPGFTHLQTAQPVTFGHHLMAWFEMLVRDSERLIDCRKRVNRMPLGSAALAGTTYPIDRAYTAELLGFEAVAENSLDAVSDRDFGIEFNAAASLIMMHLSRMSEEMILWTSAQFKFVNIPDRFCTGSSIMPQKKNPDVPELIRGKTGRVYGDLMSLLTLMKGQPLAYNKDNQEDKEPLFDAIDTVRGSLMAFADMIPALVPNIEIMREAALRGFSTATDLADYLVKNGVAFRDAHEIVGKAVALGVQEGKDLSELTLEQLQQFSDLIQADVFEKALTLEASVNARNHIGGTAPVQVAAAIERAYVRLEKLYA